In Chitinophagales bacterium, a single genomic region encodes these proteins:
- a CDS encoding methyltransferase domain-containing protein produces MHTNTKEFWDNQYKKNQTGWDLGNISTPLKEYFDQIKNKSTKILVPGAGNAHEVAYLHNNGFDNVFLLDWSEKAIENFKQNNPNFDEKYLLCKDFFELDNKFELIIEQTFFCALPPTMRSDYIAKMHELLTENGKLVGLLFNIPLNSEHPPYGGNKSEYESLFENKFDFKILDAAYNSIKPRAGSELFFIAKKKAV; encoded by the coding sequence ATGCATACAAACACAAAAGAATTTTGGGACAATCAGTATAAAAAAAATCAAACGGGGTGGGATTTGGGCAATATTTCTACACCTTTAAAAGAGTATTTTGACCAAATTAAGAACAAATCAACTAAAATTCTTGTTCCCGGTGCGGGCAATGCTCATGAGGTAGCGTATTTGCATAACAATGGTTTTGACAATGTTTTTTTATTGGATTGGTCTGAAAAAGCTATTGAAAATTTTAAGCAAAATAATCCAAATTTTGATGAAAAATACTTGTTGTGCAAAGATTTTTTTGAGCTTGATAATAAGTTTGAACTGATAATAGAACAAACATTTTTTTGTGCTTTACCTCCAACAATGAGAAGCGATTATATTGCTAAAATGCATGAATTGCTTACAGAAAATGGAAAACTTGTTGGACTTTTGTTTAATATTCCTTTAAATAGCGAACATCCTCCGTATGGAGGCAATAAAAGTGAATATGAAAGTTTGTTTGAAAATAAATTTGACTTTAAAATATTAGATGCAGCTTACAATTCAATAAAACCAAGAGCCGGCAGTGAATTGTTTTTTATAGCCAAAAAGAAAGCTGTTTAA
- a CDS encoding methionyl-tRNA formyltransferase has protein sequence MGTPDFAVASLEAILNAGYNVVGVITAPDKPAGRGRKLKESEVKVFAKEKGLNILQPTNLKNEEFLKELEALNADLNVVVAFRMLPEVVWSMPPLGSINLHGSLLPNYRGAAPIHWAVINGEKETGVSTFFLKHQIDTGNIIAQTKTPINENDTTGEVYYRLMNIGAKLLVETLNQINDNTYTEIPQDLSKESKHAPKIFKEDCLIDWKKSAEEVHNLVRGLNPFPTAFTYLNGKIVKIHTTKLYKENLNLKPGKATIVNKKLLVGTGTLPIEIIGLQMEGKKRSTALDFINAYKEELENNFG, from the coding sequence ATGGGTACGCCCGATTTTGCCGTAGCAAGCTTAGAAGCCATTTTAAATGCAGGCTATAATGTAGTAGGCGTTATAACAGCACCCGATAAGCCCGCAGGAAGAGGACGAAAGCTAAAAGAAAGTGAAGTAAAAGTATTTGCCAAAGAAAAAGGTTTAAATATTTTACAACCAACAAATTTAAAAAATGAAGAGTTTTTAAAAGAGTTAGAAGCTTTAAATGCCGATTTGAATGTAGTGGTAGCCTTTAGAATGTTGCCCGAAGTAGTTTGGAGTATGCCACCATTAGGCTCAATTAATTTACATGGTTCGCTTTTGCCAAATTATAGAGGAGCAGCACCCATACATTGGGCAGTTATTAATGGCGAAAAAGAAACCGGAGTTTCTACCTTTTTTTTAAAACATCAAATAGATACAGGCAATATAATAGCACAAACCAAAACGCCAATAAACGAAAACGACACTACCGGAGAAGTTTATTACAGATTAATGAATATAGGAGCAAAATTATTGGTAGAAACCTTAAATCAAATAAATGATAATACTTATACTGAAATTCCTCAAGATTTGAGCAAAGAAAGCAAGCACGCACCTAAAATTTTTAAAGAAGACTGCTTAATTGACTGGAAAAAATCTGCTGAAGAAGTACATAATTTAGTAAGAGGATTAAATCCTTTTCCTACAGCTTTTACTTATTTAAACGGTAAAATTGTTAAAATACACACCACAAAACTCTATAAAGAAAATTTAAACTTAAAACCCGGCAAAGCAACTATAGTAAATAAAAAATTATTGGTAGGCACAGGCACATTGCCAATAGAAATAATAGGTTTGCAAATGGAAGGTAAAAAACGTAGCACTGCTTTAGATTTTATAAATGCATATAAGGAAGAGTTAGAAAATAATTTTGGGTAA
- a CDS encoding tetratricopeptide repeat protein: protein MKISFFLFFLIFLISCHSNQGNENNTLEKNSNNKPAELASLDSLIEVAPRNAENYYNRSIYYKNNGNFPKALTDAYSATFLDSSNINYVINESELYLKLSRVEDAINALRKGINNNKENETLYERIIEYSFYAKQYEQALNFANDLLRINKFNANAYFFKGLIYRDLNNLDKAISNFQTCVEMDPQFYNAYMQLGLMYDEIGNETALQYFNNALRIDSNSREAKYAIAYHYQQNKQTKKAINTYKEMINKNPKDEELFFNVGYCYIDLDSLDKAYKNFDIATKIQPQYTGAYYMKGYVCELMNNKEEAINNYNQALKLLPNDTAIQQAIKRLTNEEL from the coding sequence ATGAAAATATCTTTTTTTTTATTTTTCTTAATTTTTCTAATTTCTTGCCATTCAAATCAAGGAAATGAAAACAATACCTTAGAAAAAAACAGCAATAATAAACCCGCTGAATTAGCTTCTTTAGATAGCTTAATTGAAGTAGCACCAAGAAATGCCGAAAATTACTATAATCGGTCTATTTACTATAAAAATAACGGAAATTTTCCTAAAGCTCTAACCGATGCTTATAGTGCTACTTTTTTAGATAGTAGCAATATCAATTATGTTATTAACGAATCGGAATTATACTTAAAACTAAGTAGGGTAGAAGATGCAATTAATGCATTAAGAAAGGGAATTAATAATAATAAAGAAAATGAAACACTGTATGAAAGAATAATAGAGTACAGCTTTTATGCTAAACAATACGAACAAGCTTTAAACTTTGCAAATGATTTACTTAGAATTAATAAATTTAATGCTAATGCTTACTTTTTTAAAGGATTGATTTATAGAGACTTAAATAACTTGGATAAGGCTATTTCAAATTTTCAAACTTGTGTAGAAATGGATCCTCAGTTTTATAATGCCTATATGCAATTAGGTCTTATGTATGACGAAATAGGCAATGAAACAGCATTACAATATTTTAATAACGCCTTGCGTATAGATTCAAACAGTAGGGAAGCTAAATACGCCATTGCTTACCATTATCAGCAAAATAAACAGACAAAAAAAGCAATAAATACCTATAAAGAAATGATAAATAAAAACCCTAAAGATGAAGAACTTTTTTTTAATGTGGGATATTGTTATATAGACTTGGACAGCCTTGATAAAGCATATAAAAATTTTGATATAGCTACTAAAATACAACCGCAATATACAGGAGCATACTACATGAAAGGCTATGTTTGCGAACTGATGAACAACAAAGAAGAAGCTATAAATAACTACAATCAAGCTTTAAAATTATTGCCTAATGATACGGCAATACAGCAAGCTATAAAAAGACTTACAAATGAAGAACTATAG
- a CDS encoding transcriptional repressor, translated as MKNYRTTTAKTTIIGLIENSEIALSQQDIQDKIGNLCNRVTTYRVLERLLEEGKVHKVLDFDGVAKYSSCENCEHDHHHDHHHVHFSCTVCNKVTCLHNVIPTFKLPENYTAQDYNFTVSGVCPECN; from the coding sequence ATGAAGAACTATAGAACCACTACCGCTAAAACTACAATAATTGGCTTAATAGAAAACTCTGAAATTGCCTTGTCTCAACAAGATATTCAAGATAAAATAGGTAATTTATGCAATAGAGTAACAACATATAGAGTTTTAGAAAGGCTTTTAGAAGAAGGTAAGGTGCACAAAGTATTAGATTTTGACGGTGTAGCTAAATATTCATCTTGCGAAAATTGCGAACACGACCATCACCACGACCACCACCATGTACATTTTAGCTGTACGGTTTGCAATAAAGTAACCTGCCTACACAATGTAATACCTACATTTAAGCTTCCCGAAAATTATACCGCACAAGATTATAACTTTACAGTAAGCGGTGTTTGCCCGGAATGTAATTAA